In the Octadecabacter sp. SW4 genome, one interval contains:
- a CDS encoding anti-sigma factor: MTQPFDMEEGRILAAEYALGLLDDAQARAFEEAMSTNPDLRDEYADWATAFSAVTDGIAPVVPPVSAKTAIDTVLFGKPRSLWQRIGVMPALLGAAAAALFLFAVVNLGLLAPAPGPTYTADIAAEDHSLVVTASFDDTSRTLRINRAAGAARDGRVLELWLIAGDNAPVSLGVLPDAATGDIIVPADLVAALDGGVLAISDEPLGGSPTGAPTGDVLAVGSITAL, encoded by the coding sequence ATGACACAACCGTTTGACATGGAAGAAGGCCGCATTCTGGCCGCCGAGTATGCCCTTGGGCTGCTTGACGATGCTCAAGCGCGCGCGTTCGAAGAGGCCATGTCAACCAACCCCGATCTGCGCGATGAATACGCCGATTGGGCCACGGCCTTTTCGGCGGTGACCGATGGGATCGCGCCCGTCGTGCCGCCGGTGTCGGCCAAGACGGCCATTGATACGGTGCTGTTTGGCAAACCGCGCAGCCTGTGGCAGCGCATCGGCGTGATGCCGGCCCTGCTGGGGGCTGCGGCGGCGGCGTTGTTCCTGTTTGCCGTTGTCAATCTGGGGCTTTTGGCACCCGCACCCGGGCCGACATACACGGCCGACATCGCCGCCGAGGATCACAGCCTGGTTGTCACCGCCAGCTTTGACGACACCTCGCGCACCCTGCGCATCAATCGCGCGGCAGGTGCGGCCCGCGATGGCCGCGTGCTGGAACTGTGGCTGATTGCCGGGGACAACGCGCCGGTATCGCTGGGCGTTCTGCCCGATGCGGCCACGGGCGATATCATCGTGCCCGCTGATCTGGTGGCCGCCCTTGATGGTGGGGTTCTGGCGATCAGTGATGAACCCCTGGGCGGCTCGCCCACTGGCGCGCCTACCGGTGATGTGCTGGCCGTTGGCTCGATCACGGCCCTGTGA
- a CDS encoding BolA family transcriptional regulator codes for MGLAQEIRTALNGALAPTTLEVINESHMHAGHAGDDGSGESHWRIVISVPSLADKSRIARHRAVHAALGDGIIGRIHALSIEFI; via the coding sequence ATGGGGCTTGCACAAGAAATTCGCACCGCGTTGAACGGTGCACTGGCGCCAACCACGCTTGAGGTCATTAACGAAAGCCACATGCACGCGGGCCATGCGGGCGATGACGGGTCGGGCGAAAGCCATTGGCGGATCGTGATTTCCGTGCCCTCACTGGCCGATAAATCGCGCATAGCCCGCCATCGCGCCGTCCACGCCGCCCTTGGTGATGGGATCATCGGGCGCATTCACGCCCTCAGCATCGAATTCATCTGA
- a CDS encoding cytochrome c family protein has translation MKILKTAAAFTVIAGSAFADAHISGDAASGETLFARQCVACHVVANAEGDVLAGRNAKTGPNLFGIAGRAPGSVEGFRYGDAIIAAGEGGAVFDETTFVAYSMDPTGWLREVTGDARARSKMSFRVRSDSDAADIYAYLASFEDAEDDDDMDDDNDDATTE, from the coding sequence ATGAAGATTTTGAAAACCGCCGCTGCTTTCACAGTGATCGCCGGGTCAGCCTTTGCCGATGCGCATATCTCGGGCGACGCTGCAAGCGGCGAAACCTTGTTCGCGCGCCAGTGTGTTGCCTGTCACGTTGTGGCGAATGCAGAGGGCGACGTGCTTGCTGGCCGTAACGCCAAGACGGGCCCCAACCTTTTCGGGATCGCGGGCCGCGCGCCTGGTTCGGTCGAAGGTTTCCGCTATGGTGACGCGATCATCGCTGCGGGCGAAGGCGGTGCCGTATTCGACGAGACCACATTCGTGGCCTATTCCATGGACCCCACCGGATGGCTGCGCGAAGTGACCGGCGATGCACGTGCACGGTCCAAGATGTCGTTCAGAGTGCGCAGCGACAGCGATGCGGCTGATATCTATGCCTATCTTGCCTCTTTTGAGGACGCCGAAGACGACGACGACATGGACGACGACAACGACGACGCAACCACCGAATAG
- the cobS gene encoding cobaltochelatase subunit CobS, whose product MADGNTDMHAKPTEDFSVREVFGIDTDMKIKGFAEPSDRVPVIDPTYKFDPDTTLAILAGYGYNRRVMVQGYHGTGKSTHIEQVGARLNWPTVRVNLDSHISRIDLIGKDAIKLRDGKQITEFHEGILPWALRNPVALVFDEYDAGRADVMFVIQRVLETDGKLTLMDQNEIITPHKYFRLFATANTVGLGDTTGLYHGTQQINQAQMDRWSLVATLNYLSHDAETAIVLSKAPTFNTDKGRKTVSQMVTVADLTRTAFMNGDLSTVMSPRTVIAWAENARIFQDVGYAFRLSFLNKCDELERQTVAEFYQRCFDEELPESAASLSLG is encoded by the coding sequence ATGGCCGACGGCAACACCGACATGCATGCAAAACCCACCGAGGATTTCTCGGTCCGCGAGGTGTTCGGCATCGACACCGACATGAAAATCAAAGGCTTTGCCGAACCCAGTGACCGTGTGCCCGTCATTGATCCGACCTACAAGTTCGATCCCGATACGACGTTGGCGATCCTTGCCGGCTATGGCTATAACCGCCGCGTCATGGTGCAGGGCTACCACGGCACCGGCAAATCCACGCATATCGAACAGGTCGGCGCGCGGCTGAACTGGCCCACGGTGCGCGTGAACCTTGATAGCCACATCAGCCGGATTGACCTGATCGGCAAGGACGCGATCAAGCTGCGCGATGGCAAGCAGATCACCGAATTCCACGAAGGCATCCTGCCTTGGGCGCTGCGCAACCCTGTGGCGCTGGTGTTTGATGAATATGACGCGGGCCGCGCCGATGTGATGTTCGTGATCCAGCGCGTGCTGGAAACCGATGGCAAACTGACCCTGATGGACCAGAACGAGATCATCACGCCGCACAAATACTTCCGCCTGTTCGCCACCGCCAACACCGTGGGTCTGGGCGACACTACGGGCCTTTATCACGGCACCCAGCAGATCAACCAGGCGCAGATGGACCGCTGGTCGCTGGTCGCGACGCTGAACTATCTGTCCCATGACGCCGAAACCGCGATTGTGCTGTCCAAGGCGCCGACGTTCAACACCGACAAGGGCCGCAAGACGGTATCACAGATGGTGACTGTGGCCGACCTGACGCGCACCGCGTTCATGAATGGCGATCTGTCCACCGTGATGTCGCCGCGCACCGTGATCGCATGGGCCGAAAACGCACGAATTTTCCAGGACGTCGGCTATGCCTTCCGTTTAAGCTTCCTGAACAAATGCGACGAATTGGAGCGCCAGACTGTGGCGGAATTCTACCAGCGCTGTTTTGACGAGGAACTGCCGGAAAGTGCGGCGAGCTTGAGCCTTGGTTAA
- a CDS encoding DUF4177 domain-containing protein gives MTTYAYKVVPAPTKGQRAKGVKTREGRFANALEVVMNELGAQGWEYQRTDTLPCEERAGLTGRTTTFQNMLVFRRAIEAEAAPAPRELDPAPVALAAPAPAIAKPEERAPEDATETESGSAAQDDPPKDNVNADPTPEKQQSTGVAAE, from the coding sequence ATGACCACCTATGCCTACAAAGTTGTGCCCGCCCCCACCAAGGGCCAGCGCGCCAAAGGCGTCAAGACACGCGAGGGACGCTTTGCCAATGCGCTTGAGGTGGTGATGAATGAACTTGGCGCGCAAGGGTGGGAATACCAGCGCACCGACACGCTGCCTTGCGAAGAACGTGCCGGACTGACGGGACGCACGACCACGTTTCAAAACATGCTTGTGTTTCGCCGCGCAATCGAAGCCGAGGCCGCCCCTGCGCCGCGCGAACTTGACCCCGCACCGGTCGCCCTTGCCGCGCCAGCGCCAGCGATCGCCAAGCCTGAAGAACGCGCGCCCGAGGACGCGACAGAAACTGAGTCTGGGTCCGCAGCCCAAGACGATCCGCCCAAGGACAACGTCAACGCCGACCCCACGCCCGAAAAGCAGCAAAGCACAGGCGTTGCCGCCGAATAA
- a CDS encoding fasciclin domain-containing protein translates to MIRTTVLAATTSLTLAGMAFAEAHAANPMVGGAEMMAEMDIIANAMNSPIHTTLVAAVAQAGLVETLQGDGPFTVFAPTDEAFGMISDETLGALMMDENKAQLTQILTCHVVGGDAMSGAIAGMIADEGGAYPVETLGGCTLTAEMDGDDITLTDENGRLATVTIADVKQSNGVIHVIDRVLLPKQ, encoded by the coding sequence ATGATCCGCACAACAGTTCTTGCCGCCACCACATCCCTGACACTGGCCGGTATGGCCTTTGCCGAGGCCCACGCCGCCAATCCGATGGTCGGTGGTGCCGAAATGATGGCCGAGATGGATATCATCGCCAACGCGATGAATTCGCCGATCCACACCACGCTCGTTGCTGCCGTTGCGCAGGCCGGTCTGGTTGAAACGCTGCAGGGCGATGGCCCGTTCACCGTCTTTGCCCCCACCGACGAAGCCTTCGGGATGATTTCCGATGAAACGCTCGGGGCCTTGATGATGGATGAAAACAAGGCGCAGTTGACGCAAATCCTGACCTGCCATGTGGTTGGTGGCGACGCGATGTCGGGCGCGATTGCAGGGATGATCGCCGATGAAGGTGGCGCATACCCCGTCGAGACCCTGGGCGGCTGCACATTGACGGCCGAAATGGACGGTGACGACATTACGTTGACGGATGAAAACGGCCGTCTGGCCACCGTCACCATCGCCGATGTCAAACAGTCCAACGGTGTTATCCATGTGATCGACCGCGTGTTGCTGCCCAAGCAATAA
- a CDS encoding J domain-containing protein, giving the protein MAKSDPFGFDMSVSSSKKKNPRGRRGMSGASETSTRVCDHPGCEESGKYRAPKSPDILDDYYWFCKDHAREYNLKWNFFDGSTEKEYLEQVDKDRVWERETKPFGKKSEEQRAWARLGVDDPHQVLGQNATQNPGKSVTGSTRKLPPTERRAIDILEAKDHWTKTEIRKAYKSLIKVLHPDMNGGDRSQEEQLAEVVWAWDQIKSSRHFTN; this is encoded by the coding sequence ATGGCCAAAAGCGATCCCTTCGGTTTCGACATGTCTGTGTCGAGCTCAAAAAAGAAAAACCCGCGTGGACGGCGTGGAATGTCGGGGGCCTCGGAAACGTCCACCCGGGTGTGCGACCATCCGGGCTGCGAGGAATCGGGCAAATACCGCGCGCCAAAATCACCGGACATTCTGGATGACTACTATTGGTTCTGTAAGGACCATGCGCGCGAGTATAATCTGAAGTGGAACTTTTTTGACGGCTCCACCGAAAAGGAATACCTGGAACAGGTCGACAAGGACCGCGTGTGGGAACGCGAAACCAAACCCTTTGGCAAGAAATCCGAAGAACAGCGCGCATGGGCCCGCCTGGGTGTTGACGACCCGCATCAGGTTCTGGGCCAGAACGCCACCCAGAACCCGGGCAAATCCGTCACCGGATCCACCCGCAAGCTGCCCCCGACGGAACGGCGCGCGATTGATATTCTGGAAGCCAAGGATCACTGGACCAAGACCGAAATTCGCAAGGCCTACAAATCGCTGATCAAGGTGCTGCACCCCGACATGAATGGCGGCGACCGCTCGCAAGAGGAACAACTGGCCGAAGTGGTCTGGGCCTGGGATCAGATCAAATCAAGCCGTCACTTTACCAATTAA
- a CDS encoding transglycosylase SLT domain-containing protein: MRANPPKSARRAGGGLDAAPDSFASDGISNSPRLEIMAFSARSLILLTALSVLVSACSEAATPIADPTVDPIPAAMRWDDKAQSDEWTAATFAALETHGSPLLSLAPGDIAAWCPAYPDADEDQRAAFWAGMLSTLAKHESTWNPAAVGGGGRWFGLVQIAPATARGYGCAAGSGAALQDGAANLSCAVRIAAVTVPRDGVVAAGGGGLAADWGPFQSARKREDMRSWISAQSYCKP, translated from the coding sequence ATGCGCGCCAACCCGCCCAAATCGGCCCGCCGCGCAGGTGGTGGGCTGGACGCAGCGCCGGATTCCTTTGCATCTGACGGGATCAGTAACAGCCCACGGTTGGAAATCATGGCATTTTCTGCACGTTCCCTGATTCTTTTGACGGCCCTTTCGGTGCTTGTCTCGGCCTGTAGCGAGGCCGCGACCCCCATCGCCGATCCGACAGTCGATCCCATCCCGGCAGCGATGCGTTGGGATGACAAGGCGCAAAGCGATGAATGGACCGCCGCAACCTTTGCGGCGCTGGAAACACATGGTTCGCCGCTCTTGTCGCTGGCGCCTGGCGATATTGCGGCCTGGTGCCCCGCATATCCTGACGCGGACGAAGATCAGCGCGCAGCCTTTTGGGCGGGCATGCTCAGCACGCTGGCCAAACACGAAAGCACCTGGAATCCAGCGGCTGTGGGCGGCGGCGGGCGCTGGTTCGGCCTTGTGCAGATCGCCCCGGCCACGGCGCGTGGCTATGGCTGTGCGGCCGGATCGGGGGCAGCCCTGCAGGACGGAGCGGCAAATCTGTCCTGCGCTGTTCGGATCGCCGCCGTCACGGTGCCGCGTGACGGGGTCGTGGCGGCAGGTGGCGGTGGACTGGCCGCCGATTGGGGCCCGTTCCAAAGCGCCAGAAAACGCGAAGATATGCGTTCGTGGATCTCTGCGCAATCCTACTGCAAACCTTAA
- a CDS encoding transglycosylase SLT domain-containing protein → MRDFSCLRMAKQCSLPLMFAKQIILGGIFAVLLGVSAVAQSSPQAPVRPLSRADAVELRIAAARARLSAVRPVMRPAYMLRYPVVIETAPPSVRPVARAAFQPRARWDFRPDGALWTRAAMSAIAMHGQSLETTVPRDIAAWCPAYAENPPELRRAFWAGMMSALAKHESTYRPDAVGGGNLWFGLLQIYPDTARRYGCRARTGDALTDPEDNLSCAARIMAVTVPRDRAVAVNDGRWRGVAADWGPMTNRGKIAEMSAWTRQQSYCVPLESIRPRLRPAGLGG, encoded by the coding sequence GTGCGCGATTTTTCTTGCCTGCGCATGGCAAAACAGTGCAGTCTGCCGCTCATGTTCGCCAAGCAGATCATCCTGGGGGGGATTTTCGCAGTGCTATTGGGGGTGTCCGCTGTGGCACAATCGTCCCCGCAAGCGCCTGTTCGCCCCCTGTCACGCGCCGATGCCGTTGAATTACGCATCGCAGCCGCGCGTGCGCGCCTGTCCGCGGTCCGCCCGGTCATGCGCCCCGCATATATGCTGCGCTATCCGGTCGTGATCGAAACCGCGCCGCCTTCGGTGCGCCCTGTCGCGCGCGCCGCGTTTCAGCCCCGCGCGCGTTGGGATTTTCGCCCCGATGGCGCGCTCTGGACGCGGGCGGCCATGTCGGCAATCGCGATGCACGGTCAGTCCCTTGAAACAACCGTGCCGCGCGACATTGCGGCCTGGTGCCCTGCCTATGCTGAAAATCCACCCGAATTGCGCCGCGCTTTTTGGGCCGGAATGATGTCGGCGCTGGCGAAACACGAAAGCACCTATCGCCCCGATGCGGTGGGGGGTGGAAACCTGTGGTTCGGCCTGTTGCAAATCTACCCCGATACCGCGCGCCGCTATGGTTGCCGCGCCCGCACCGGTGACGCACTGACCGACCCCGAAGACAACCTGTCATGCGCCGCCCGCATCATGGCCGTGACCGTGCCGCGAGACCGCGCCGTGGCCGTCAATGACGGGCGCTGGCGCGGGGTGGCAGCCGATTGGGGGCCGATGACGAACCGTGGCAAGATCGCGGAGATGTCGGCATGGACCCGCCAACAATCATATTGCGTGCCGCTGGAATCGATTCGTCCGCGCCTGCGCCCAGCGGGTCTTGGCGGCTAA
- the gatB gene encoding Asp-tRNA(Asn)/Glu-tRNA(Gln) amidotransferase subunit GatB, with translation MLDLTYDAPKPKVIAGAKHDWELVIGLEVHAQVATAAKLFSGASTLFGAEPNSNVAFVDAGMPGMLPVINEGCVEQAVRTGLGLKAQINLLSAFDRKNYFYPDLPQGYQISQLYQPIVGEGEVLVEMGNGLARLVRIERIHLEQDAGKSIHDMDPNMSFVDLNRTGVALMEIVSRPDIRGADEAAAYVLKLRQILRYLGTCDGNMQNGNMRADVNVSVCRPGDYEKYQATQDFGHLGTRCEIKNMNSTRFIQMAIDHEARRQIAILEDGGEIVQETRLYDADKNETRSMRSKEEAHDYRYFPDPDLLPLEIEQAWVDDIAASLPELPDAKKARFIADFGLSDYDASVLTAETANAAFFEQVAAGRDGKLAANWVINELFGRLKKDDRDITDSPVSPDQLGKIVGLITSGDISGKIAKDLFEIVYTEGGDPETLVADRGMKQVTDTGAIEAAVDAVIADNPAQVEKAKANPKLAGWFVGQVMKATGGKANPAAVNQLISAKLGL, from the coding sequence ATGCTTGACCTGACTTATGACGCGCCCAAACCCAAGGTAATCGCCGGGGCAAAGCACGATTGGGAACTTGTGATCGGCCTCGAAGTTCATGCCCAGGTCGCCACCGCAGCGAAACTGTTTTCCGGTGCCTCGACCCTCTTCGGGGCCGAACCCAATTCCAACGTCGCGTTCGTGGATGCGGGCATGCCCGGAATGTTGCCCGTGATCAACGAAGGCTGCGTGGAACAGGCCGTGCGCACGGGGCTGGGGCTGAAGGCGCAGATCAACCTGTTATCGGCCTTTGACCGCAAAAACTATTTCTACCCCGACCTGCCGCAGGGCTATCAGATTTCCCAGCTTTACCAGCCAATTGTTGGCGAAGGTGAAGTGCTGGTGGAAATGGGCAACGGGCTGGCCCGCCTTGTGCGGATCGAACGCATCCACCTTGAACAGGACGCGGGCAAATCCATTCATGACATGGACCCGAATATGTCCTTTGTCGATCTGAACCGCACCGGTGTTGCCCTGATGGAGATCGTCAGCCGCCCCGATATTCGCGGCGCGGACGAGGCGGCGGCCTATGTTTTGAAACTGCGCCAGATCCTGCGTTACTTGGGCACCTGCGATGGCAACATGCAGAACGGCAACATGCGCGCGGATGTGAACGTATCGGTCTGCCGCCCCGGAGATTACGAAAAATATCAGGCGACGCAGGATTTCGGCCATCTTGGCACGCGCTGCGAGATCAAGAACATGAACTCGACCCGGTTCATCCAGATGGCGATTGATCACGAGGCACGCCGCCAGATCGCCATTCTGGAAGACGGCGGTGAAATCGTTCAGGAAACCCGCCTATATGACGCGGACAAGAACGAAACACGTTCGATGCGATCCAAGGAAGAAGCGCATGATTATCGCTATTTCCCCGATCCTGATCTGTTGCCGCTGGAAATTGAACAGGCATGGGTTGATGATATCGCCGCGTCCCTGCCCGAACTGCCGGATGCGAAAAAGGCCCGCTTCATCGCCGATTTCGGCCTGTCCGATTATGACGCAAGCGTCCTGACCGCCGAAACAGCCAATGCCGCCTTTTTTGAACAGGTGGCCGCGGGGCGCGATGGCAAGCTGGCCGCGAACTGGGTGATCAACGAATTGTTCGGTCGCCTGAAAAAGGACGACCGCGATATCACCGACAGCCCCGTGTCCCCTGACCAGTTGGGCAAGATCGTCGGGCTGATCACATCGGGCGATATTTCCGGCAAGATCGCCAAGGACCTGTTCGAAATCGTCTACACCGAAGGCGGCGACCCCGAAACGCTGGTTGCAGACCGTGGCATGAAGCAAGTGACCGACACCGGCGCGATCGAGGCGGCGGTGGACGCGGTGATTGCCGACAACCCCGCGCAGGTCGAAAAGGCCAAGGCGAACCCGAAACTCGCAGGCTGGTTCGTCGGTCAGGTGATGAAAGCCACGGGCGGCAAGGCCAATCCGGCCGCCGTCAACCAACTGATCAGCGCCAAGCTGGGTCTTTGA
- the msrB gene encoding peptide-methionine (R)-S-oxide reductase MsrB — protein MKRRTFALAALAAPFAPAAAFAQSFEVTRTEAEWRAMLTDLQYRVMREDATERAFSSPLDKLYDAGTYVCRGCDLPLYSSETKYDSGTGWPSFYASLPGAIGTKPDRRLFVTRTECHCRRCGSHLGHIFDDGPAPTGKRHCLNGASLVFRAA, from the coding sequence ATGAAACGCCGCACATTTGCCCTTGCCGCTCTGGCCGCGCCTTTTGCGCCTGCGGCGGCATTTGCCCAATCCTTCGAGGTGACCCGCACCGAGGCCGAATGGCGCGCGATGCTGACCGATCTGCAATACCGCGTCATGCGCGAAGACGCCACCGAGCGGGCGTTTTCCAGCCCGTTGGACAAACTGTATGATGCAGGCACCTATGTCTGCCGGGGCTGTGATCTGCCGCTTTATTCCAGCGAAACGAAATACGACAGCGGCACCGGTTGGCCCAGTTTTTACGCCAGCCTGCCGGGTGCAATCGGCACCAAGCCTGACCGCAGGCTTTTCGTCACCCGCACCGAATGCCACTGTCGGCGTTGCGGGAGCCACCTTGGGCATATCTTTGATGATGGCCCCGCGCCCACGGGCAAACGCCACTGCCTGAACGGGGCGTCGCTGGTCTTCCGCGCCGCCTGA
- a CDS encoding sigma-70 family RNA polymerase sigma factor, with product MTTPQDIEHLIARVALGERAAFDALYAATSAKLFGICLRVLGNRAEAEDALQEVYVKIWNKADRYQINGFSPMTWLITLSRNHAIDRLRARRDRGAGMDEAAEIPDAAPGPEDLAIASDEAGRVAACMKELPPDRAEAVRRAYLEGETYQELADRYAQPLNTIRTWLRRSLLKLRECLST from the coding sequence GTGACCACACCGCAAGACATCGAACACCTGATCGCCCGCGTCGCCCTTGGCGAACGTGCGGCCTTTGATGCGCTCTATGCGGCGACGTCGGCGAAACTTTTTGGCATTTGCCTGCGTGTCTTGGGTAATCGCGCCGAGGCCGAGGATGCCTTGCAGGAGGTTTATGTCAAGATATGGAACAAGGCCGACCGCTATCAGATCAATGGGTTCAGCCCGATGACATGGCTGATTACCCTGTCGCGCAACCACGCGATAGACCGCCTGCGCGCGCGCCGTGATCGCGGAGCAGGCATGGATGAAGCCGCTGAAATACCCGACGCCGCGCCCGGCCCCGAGGATTTGGCGATTGCGTCGGACGAGGCCGGGCGCGTGGCCGCCTGCATGAAAGAACTGCCCCCCGACCGGGCCGAGGCCGTGCGCCGCGCCTATCTGGAAGGGGAAACCTATCAGGAGTTGGCCGATCGCTATGCCCAGCCCCTGAATACGATCCGCACATGGCTGCGCCGCAGTCTGTTGAAACTAAGGGAATGTCTGTCCACATGA